One Turneriella parva DSM 21527 genomic region harbors:
- a CDS encoding DsbA family protein, which produces MAGLRRLYYFADPMCSWCYGFAPVFDRLRAAYARDLDIRLVMGGLRPGTLAEPMTPARARLMRQHWREVAKMTGQPFEDDIFKRDDFVYDTEPAAKAVIVMERLAPEHAYDYYHEIQRGFYAHSQDITSAEVLANFARRFGVSATDFAAAFTGEEAHKETWGQFTFSASLGVKGFPALVLEEDGQFMLVMRGYQPFEEISVTLAKVLKGAAGHNEGDACDVGGEC; this is translated from the coding sequence ATGGCAGGGCTGCGCCGACTCTACTATTTCGCCGACCCGATGTGCTCGTGGTGCTACGGTTTCGCGCCCGTGTTCGACAGGCTGCGTGCTGCCTATGCGCGCGATCTCGATATTCGCCTCGTGATGGGGGGATTACGCCCCGGCACGCTGGCAGAACCGATGACGCCGGCACGCGCGCGGCTCATGCGCCAGCATTGGCGCGAGGTCGCGAAAATGACCGGGCAACCCTTTGAAGACGATATCTTCAAACGCGATGATTTTGTCTACGACACAGAACCCGCCGCGAAAGCCGTGATCGTGATGGAACGCCTCGCACCCGAACACGCTTATGACTATTACCACGAGATTCAGCGCGGCTTTTATGCTCACAGTCAAGACATCACCTCGGCAGAGGTTCTCGCCAACTTCGCGCGGCGCTTTGGCGTCAGCGCCACCGATTTCGCGGCGGCGTTTACAGGCGAAGAAGCGCACAAAGAAACCTGGGGCCAGTTCACCTTCAGTGCAAGTCTAGGCGTGAAGGGTTTTCCCGCGCTCGTGCTCGAAGAAGACGGCCAGTTCATGCTGGTGATGCGCGGTTATCAGCCGTTTGAAGAGATCAGCGTGACGCTCGCGAAGGTGCTCAAAGGTGCAGCAGGTCATAACGAGGGAGATGCCTGCGACGTTGGCGGGGAGTGCTGA
- a CDS encoding acyl-CoA dehydrogenase family protein, producing MKYRLPDDVMEYRNMVYDFAVREIRPSVEKRDLEGTWDHTLWKKMADIGLLGLSVPEEYGGSGASCLMTSVAHEAFSEGSTDGGLTLALGAHAIIGTMPIALLGTKEQKQKYLPKLASGEWTAGLGLTEPSSGSDAAGSMQTRAVRKGDRYILNGSKMFITNGPIGDVFVCMAVTDKKKGAFGVSVFIVEKTFKGFSVGKKLNKMGMKTSTTSELIFEDMEVPVENMISEENSGFLRVGRATLEWERTVLVAAGLGGMNSLIKGGTLYAKQREQFGEPIIRFQAIQDKIARSRYKLDAARLLIYQSAIKKDKGLPAPIESSIAKLYTTESNVEVAYDVGQIFGGYCFIHEYPVERAYRDSRLSTLGAGTSEVMRSIISANMKELWIDSDLEGDEKEAFNKFREFCQKEIAPHTAELDKKGEVPRSHFEKLYKVGYTSAMFEEANGGSNSSYYFITHMQEALAEACGSTFFSVGASVGLFGLPLREHGTDAQKAKYLPDIISTKKIGALGVTEPGAGSDVANIQTKAVFKNGKYYISGAKTYITNAPICDYVLVLARVESPLPASPRERGEVPAAEGGQIRTGQTVFIVDAHAKGVSRGKPMDKLGLKGSPTGELFFDEVEVGEDAILGRAGRGFAIIMSAFNRERLALAAYSVGVMAAAIQHCRKYAKERKAFGKPIIKHQAVAFMISDMITKYEAARQVLHETAWMLDEAGDESHYMHNGERVELAARTASLKLMASTYAREVTNLAVQVFGGAGYIEDYPVARLYRDIKLAEIGGGTSEIMKSIVARSESKKV from the coding sequence ATGAAATACCGACTCCCCGACGACGTGATGGAATACCGCAATATGGTCTATGACTTTGCGGTGCGCGAAATACGCCCCTCAGTCGAGAAGCGCGACCTCGAAGGCACGTGGGACCATACTCTCTGGAAAAAAATGGCGGATATAGGCCTCTTGGGGCTGTCGGTGCCTGAAGAATACGGCGGCAGCGGTGCGTCATGCCTCATGACCTCTGTCGCGCACGAGGCGTTTTCTGAGGGCTCAACTGATGGTGGTTTGACTTTAGCATTAGGAGCTCATGCTATCATTGGCACAATGCCGATTGCGCTTCTGGGCACCAAAGAACAGAAACAGAAATATTTGCCGAAGCTCGCCTCGGGCGAGTGGACTGCGGGGCTGGGTCTTACCGAACCTTCGTCAGGTTCAGATGCGGCAGGTTCAATGCAGACGCGCGCGGTCAGAAAAGGCGACCGTTATATTCTGAACGGCAGCAAGATGTTCATTACGAATGGCCCGATCGGCGACGTGTTCGTGTGCATGGCAGTCACCGACAAGAAAAAGGGCGCGTTCGGCGTATCGGTTTTTATCGTCGAAAAAACTTTCAAGGGTTTTTCGGTCGGCAAAAAACTCAACAAGATGGGCATGAAGACCTCGACCACGAGTGAACTCATCTTTGAAGACATGGAAGTGCCGGTCGAAAACATGATCAGCGAAGAGAACTCGGGCTTTCTGCGCGTCGGCCGCGCCACCCTCGAATGGGAGCGCACCGTGCTCGTTGCCGCTGGCCTCGGCGGCATGAACAGCCTCATCAAGGGCGGCACACTCTACGCCAAACAGCGCGAGCAGTTCGGCGAGCCGATCATTCGCTTTCAGGCAATTCAAGACAAAATTGCGCGCTCACGTTATAAACTCGACGCGGCGCGCCTTCTCATCTACCAGAGCGCGATCAAAAAGGACAAGGGCCTGCCCGCGCCGATAGAGTCATCAATTGCCAAACTCTATACGACCGAAAGTAATGTCGAAGTTGCATACGACGTCGGCCAGATTTTCGGCGGCTATTGTTTTATCCATGAGTACCCCGTTGAGCGGGCCTACCGCGACTCGCGCCTGTCGACGCTCGGCGCCGGCACCTCAGAAGTCATGCGCTCGATCATCTCGGCAAACATGAAAGAGCTGTGGATAGACTCAGACCTCGAAGGCGACGAAAAAGAAGCGTTCAATAAGTTTCGCGAGTTCTGCCAGAAAGAAATTGCACCGCACACGGCCGAACTCGACAAGAAGGGCGAGGTGCCCAGGTCGCACTTTGAGAAATTGTATAAGGTTGGTTATACATCCGCAATGTTTGAAGAAGCGAACGGCGGCTCGAATAGCTCGTACTATTTTATCACGCACATGCAAGAAGCGCTCGCCGAAGCATGCGGATCTACCTTTTTCTCGGTCGGCGCATCTGTTGGCCTTTTCGGTCTGCCGCTCAGAGAGCATGGCACCGACGCGCAAAAAGCCAAGTACCTGCCCGACATCATCAGCACCAAAAAAATCGGCGCGCTCGGGGTTACCGAACCCGGCGCAGGTTCAGACGTGGCGAACATTCAGACGAAGGCGGTCTTCAAAAACGGCAAGTATTACATTAGCGGAGCGAAGACATACATTACAAACGCGCCTATTTGCGATTATGTGCTAGTGCTCGCCCGCGTTGAGTCCCCCCTCCCGGCCTCCCCCCGCGAGCGGGGGGAGGTGCCAGCGGCGGAGGGGGGACAAATTCGCACTGGCCAAACCGTCTTTATCGTCGACGCCCACGCCAAAGGTGTTTCGCGCGGTAAACCGATGGATAAGCTGGGGCTCAAGGGTTCGCCAACGGGTGAGCTTTTCTTCGACGAAGTTGAAGTCGGTGAAGACGCGATCTTGGGTCGCGCGGGTCGCGGGTTTGCAATTATCATGTCGGCGTTTAACCGTGAACGCCTCGCTCTCGCCGCGTATTCGGTGGGCGTCATGGCTGCGGCGATTCAACACTGCCGCAAATATGCGAAAGAGCGCAAGGCATTCGGCAAGCCGATCATTAAGCACCAGGCTGTGGCGTTCATGATCTCTGACATGATCACCAAATACGAGGCCGCGCGCCAGGTGTTGCACGAAACCGCGTGGATGCTCGACGAAGCGGGTGATGAAAGTCACTACATGCACAACGGCGAACGCGTCGAACTCGCCGCGCGCACTGCTTCGCTGAAACTCATGGCCTCGACTTACGCGCGCGAGGTGACGAACCTTGCAGTGCAGGTCTTCGGCGGTGCAGGTTATATTGAAGATTATCCGGTGGCGCGCCTCTACCGTGACATTAAGCTGGCTGAAATCGGCGGCGGCACTTCAGAAATTATGAAATCCATCGTGGCAAGGTCTGAGTCAAAGAAGGTATAG